GGTCGAGGGCCTGACCGTGGGCGACCGGGTGGCGCTGCAGAAGGAGGCCACCTGTGTCTCCCAGGGCCTCGCGCCCCCCTGCCCCCACTGCGCCCGGGGGAACTACTCCCTCTGCGAGAACCAGTCCGCGAACGTCGGCCCTCACAAGATCGGCGGCGGCTTCTCCGGTGAGATGGTGGTCCACGCCTCTCAGCTCTGGAGGGTGCCCGACACCCTCGGCGACGAGGCGGCGGTCCTCCTCGAGCCTCTGGCGGTGGGGGTGCGGGCCGCGCTGCGGCGCCCGCCGCGGCCGGGCCAGAAGGTGCTGGTGATCGGCTGCGGGATCATCGGACTCGGCCTGATCGACGCTCTACGGATCGTGCAACCCGAGGCCGAGGTCTGGGCCCTGGCCCGGCACCCGCACCAGCGGGCGGCCGCCGAGGCCCGGGGCGCGAGGATCCTCGAGGGGGAGCTCCTGGAGGCCACCGCCGAGGTCACCGGCGCGAAGCTCTACCAGGGTGAGTTCGGCAACCGGACCCTGCTCGGCGGCTTCGATCTCATCCACGACTGCGTGGGCAGCGCCCGGACCACCCAGGAGGGCCTGCGGGCCTGCCGCGCCGGCGGCGCCCTGGTGATGGTGGGCCTCTCCCTCTCCCGGATGAAGGTCGACCTGACGCCGGTCTGGCATCAGGAGGTGGACCTCGTCGGCAGCCTCATCCATGGCGTCGAGGAGTGGGAGGGGGAGCGCCTCTCCACCTACGACCTGACCGGCCGCTGGCTGGCCGAGGGGCGCCTCTCCACCGAGGGCCTGATCACCCACCGCTACCCGCGGGCGCGCTGGCGGGAGGCCGTCCGCAAGGCCCTCGCGAAGCGCGAGGGCGTCATCAAGGTCGTCCTCGAGTAGCTACTTCTTGCGCCGGTGCAGATGGATCGGCGCCGGATCGCGGTCGCGGAGCTTGTCCAGCCAGTTCTGGTAGAGGTCCACCGCGAACATCAGCAGCAGGATGAAGATGACGATCCACTGCGGGATGTAGGGGAAGCTCGACTCACCCACGATCAGGTGGGCCACGTGCCCGCCCTCGAGGACGAGGACGAAGCCGATGAGGAGCAGCACGAAGAGGCCGAGGATCTCGAAGTCGGGGTTGCGGCTGATGAAGTCCGAGATCTTGCCGGCGAAGGCGAGCATCAGCCCGACCGAGATGATCACCGAGCCCACCATCACCGAGTAGAGGTTGGTCATCCCCACCACGGTGAGGATCGAGTCCACCGAGAAGAGCACGTTGAGGCCGACGATGGTGGCGACCACCTGCACGAAGCGGTCGGCCTGCTTCACCTCTTGCTCGCGGCGGGTGGCCTTCATCCGCAGCTCGTGGACCCCCTTCCAGATGAGGAAGAGGCCGCCCGTGAAGAGGACGAGGGCCTTGCCGCTGACGGCGCCGGAGAGGTGCAGGCCCGCCACGGTGGTGTCGAACTCCCAGAAGGGCGTGGCGGCGTACTCGAGGATCAGGCTGACCCCCCCGAGGAGGCCGAGCCGGAAGACCGCGGCCAGGATGAGGCCGAGGTGGATCGCGCGCTTCCTCCGCTCGGCGGGCAGCTTGTTCGCGATGATCGTGATGATGATCAGGTTGTCGGCGCCCAGGGCCACCTGGATGAGGGTCACCGAGAAGAGGGCAGCCCAGAAGCTCAGGTCGGTCAGGAGATCCATGCGCGGATCCTCTCCTAGAAGCGGCCCCGGAGGAAGACGCGCACCTGCCGCCGCAGCCGCTCCCCGCCGTAGCTGCCCCCGGTCGCGCGGTCGCTGCCGGCGGCCTCTCGCCTCCCCTCCGGGTCCAGGAGGTTGTCGGCGGCCACGCCCAGCTCGACGGAGCGCTCCGCGAAGGTGAGGCGGTAGGAGGCGGTGGCGTTCAGGGTCGTCCAGGCCCCCATGTCGACCCGGGTCGACTCCGCGAAGATCGAGTCGGGGTCGCCGACCTCGTCGGCGTAGGCCGAGGCCCAGAAGGCGTCCACCCCGAGGTGGAGCCCCTCCAGGGGGCGCAGCCGCAGCGAGCCGATCAGGCGATGGGTGGGCTCGAGCTGGAAGGGAGGAGCGTCGGGGGGCTGGGAGAGGACCTGATCCCGGGCGTAGGCCACCATCAGCTCGAGGCGCTCGTCAGGCTTCCAGGAGATCATCAGCTCGCCGCCGACCGAGGTCGTCTCTCCGTCACCGTTCCGGAACTCCACCACCGCGTCGTCGCTGATCCGCGGGACCCCGGCGAAGGTCTCGACCAGGTTCTCCACCTGCATCCAGATCGGGTTGCGGTGGACGGCGTAGAAGAGGTCGAGGGTGACGTCGAGCTCACCCTCGAGGAAGGCGCCGCGCCAGCCCAGCTCGGCCGAGTCGGAGAGCTCGAAGATCAGGTCCTCGTTGCCCAGCGAGGTCCCGAAGATGTGCTGGAGGCGCCGGACGATGTCGGGAGGCGCGTTCTCGCCGCCCTCCAGCCGGACATGGGAGAAGGACTCGGTGGTGGTGGGCTTGCGGTAGGCCCGCCCCGCCGAGGCCCGCAGGGCGTGCTCGTCGGTGGCCGCCCAGACCAGCGCGACGCGCGGGGAGAGGCCCAGATCGGGGTAGAGAGAGTTCCAGTCCAGGCGCATCCCCGCGGTCAGGGTCAGGCGCTCGAGGAGCTTCCACTCGGCCTGGGCGAAGGGGCCCGCGGCCACCTCCCACTTGGAGAGGTCCGAGCACTGATCGATGTCGAAGGCGGAGAAGGGGACCTCGGGGCAGGTGACGGCCTCCTTGGAGCTGTGGTGGTAGAGGCGGCCACTGAAGCCCGCGATCAGGCGGAGATCCTCGTGCAGCGTCAGATCCTGATGAAGCTCGAACTCCGTGCCCGGCGTGACGATGGTCATCGGGGGCATCTCGGCCAGCAGGATCGGCTCTCCATTGCCGGTGTCCAGGTAGAGGGGGAACTGGAAGTGGGCCCGGGTCCGGGGCAGATCCAGGACCAGCTGGGCGTGGAAGCCGCCCCAGTCCAGGGAGCCGCGCAGGTAGCCCCAGTGGGCCAGGAAGTCGACGTCGCTGACCACCGTGTAGAGGTTGGTGTCGATCAGCGAGTAGCCGAGCTCCACCCCGAGCCGGCGGTCCTCTGCGGGGGTGTAGGCGTAGCTCAGGCGCAGCCGGTTGGAGGAGAGGAGGAGGTTCTGGGGATCATCGAGGGGGGAGAGGCGGGAGAGGCCGCCGCTGACCCACCAGCCGTGCTTGCCCAGGGTGCCGTGGGCGCGGAGGTCGAGCTCGACGTTGGTGCCCCAGGCGCCCCAGGCGTCGACCTCCGCCTGAACCGCGTCCTCCCCCGGGCGGCGGGTGATGATGTTCACCACCCCCTGCAGGGCGTTCGCGCCGTAGATCGAGGAGCCGGGGCCCCGGATGACCTCGATCCGCTCGATGCTGCCGACGTCGACCGGGAGGCCGGTCCAGTTCACGGTGCCGAAGGCGCTCATCGCGGCGTTGCGCCCGTCGATGAGGACGAGGATCAGGTCCCCGGCGATGGTGCTGTTGGTGCGGATCCCCATGATGGGCTGGGCGGTCGAGACCTTGAAGATGTCGACGCCCGGCACCCTCCGAAGGAGGTCGGCGACGTTGGTGGCGCCGCTGCGCTCGATGTCCTTGCGGGTGAGGACGGTCACCGTCGAGGGGCTCTCGCTGATCCGCTGGGCGTGGCGGGTGGCCGAGACGACGATGTCCTCCTCGGCCAGGAGGGCGAACTCGTCCCCCATGTCGAGCTCGCCCAGGTCCAGCTCGCCGAGATCCCCGAGCTCGTCCGGCGTGGTCTCCTCTTCCTGCGCGAGGGCCGGGAGGGCGGCGAGGGCGAGGGCGAGGCCGAGCACGGAGGGGAGCAGGCGAAGCCCTCCCCTCGGTGCGAAGACCCCCCGTCTCCTCAAACCCCAGCCGATCATCGGGATCGAACATAGCCTTTCTTTGGTCGGTCCGGAACTTTCCGTGTCGTCTCCCGGCGCCGGAAAGGGGCGATGCATCTCGGCCCGGATCGTGAAAAGGTCGGTGCTCGTGGGAGCGAGGATCATCCGGCGGACCTTTCTGCTCCGCCTCGGCCGGGCCACGGGGGCGGGCCTGCTGCTGCCGGGCGCGGTAGCCTGCTCGAAGAAGGAGGCGCCCGCCCCGCCACCGGCCCGGCCCGCTCCGCCCGCCGCGGCTCCGCCGGCGCCGGCGCCGGCGGTCGTCGAGGCGCCCCCCCTGCCCGGGTGGGCGACCGGGCTGGCCATCCTCTCGGGGCAGGCCCACTGCGCCGAGGCGGTGCTCGAGCTGCTCCTGCCCTCGGACGTCCCGCCCGGGAGCCCCGGCGCGCGGGAGACCCGGGTGCTGCTCCACCTCGATCGGGTGCTCGCCACGCCGGCCTACGCCTCCTACGCCCGGCTGCTGCGGGACGGCTTCGATCGCCTGGACACGGAGGCGAAGCGAGATCACGGACGCAGCTTCGCCGAGCTCCCCCTCGCCGCCCGCGAGGCCCTCCTCGGTGACTGGCAGGTGCGCCCGCCGATGCCCCGGGCCTATCCCACCGGGCGCTTCTTCCAGCTGGTCTTCACCTTCGCCCTGGAGGGCTACCTCGGGGACCCGAAGTACGGAGGCAACCACCAGAAGCTGGCCTGGAAGTGGATCGACTTCTCGCCGGGCTGCCCGACGCCGAGCGGCGCCTGCGGGCCCGGCCACTCCGGCCATGGCGCTCACGGGGGTCACGGGGAGTGAAGACCTTCGCGGGGCAGACCGTGGACGTGGTGGTGGTCGGCAGCGGCGCCGGAGGTGGCACCTTCGCCTACGGTGCGGCGCGGGCCGGCAAGAGCGTGGTGCTCCTGGAGAAGGGGCCCTGGTACCGGGACGAGGACTACGTCCACGACGAGATCGCCAGCGTGCGGCGGGACATGTGGGTGCCCTATCCGACGGAGGATCCGCACGTCCTGGTGAAGGAGGGCGGCAAGCCCCAGAAGAGCCCCGAGGGGTGGATCGCCCGCTGCGTCGGCGGCGGCACCGTGCACATGAGCGGCTTCTTCTACCGCCACCATCCGGAGGACTTCCGCCTCGCCCGCCGCTACCCGGACCTGCCGGGGGCCGAGCTCGCCGACTGGCCCATCACCTACGAGGCCCTGGCCCCCTTCTACGACGAGGTGGAGAAGATCATCGGCGTCTCGGGCAAAGCCGGGCAGCACCCCTTCGAGCCACCTCGCGCGGGCGACTACCCCCTCGAGCCCCTCGCCGACAGCAACCTGGCCGAGGTCCTCGATCGGGGCATCGCCCGGCTGGGCCTCCACGGCTTCGCCACGCCCCGCGCCGTGCTCTCCCGCCCCTACCGGGGTCGCAGCCCCTGCGTCTACTGCGCCTTCTGCGGCTCCTTCGGCTGCGAGGTCGGGGCGAAGTCGAGCGCCGCCTCGACGATGGTCCCCCTGGCCCTCGCCACCGGCCGCTGCGAGCTGCGCGCCGGGAGCATGGTCTTCGAGATCGTCACCGACGCCTCGGGCAGGGCGACCGGCGTGCGCTACTTCGACGAGGAGGGGACGATCGTCGAGCAGAAGGCGCGGGTGGTCGTCGTCGGCGCCACCGCGGTGGAGAGCGCCCGCCTGCTGCTGGCCAGCAGGAGCAAGGCGCACCCCGAGGGGATCGGCAACGCCGAGGGCCAGGTCGGGAGGCACCTCCACTTCTCGGCCCTCGGCAAGGCCTGGGCCGAGCTCGAGCGAGCGGCGCTGCCGGCGCAGCTGCGCGAGGACGACGGGATGCCCTTCCTCGGACGCTCGGTGCAGGACACCTACTTCCTGAAGCAGCACGCCGGCGGCTACGACAAGGGCGGCACCCTCAACTTCATCGGACCCCACCGCAACCCCATCTACACCGCCGAGCGCCTCTCCTGGCGCGGGCGGCCCGGCCTCTGGGGCGCGAAGCTCAAGGCCGCCCTCCACCGCTACTACCACGAGGTGCGGGAGCTGGAGCTGGAGGTCTTCGCCGAGTTCCTGCCCAACCCGAAGACCTTCGTCAGCCTGGATCCGGAGGTGAAGGACCGCTGGGGTCTGCCCGCGGCGCGGATCGACGTGAGCGTGCACCCCCTCTCCCGGGCCCGGGTCACGGAGGTCACGAAGATCGGGATCGAGGTCTTCCGGGCCGCGGGGGCCGCCGCCGCCGAGATCGAGACCGCGGGGGGCTTCACCGGCTTCCTGCAGGGAGGCACCTGCCGGATGGGGAGCGATCCGAAGGAGAGCGTGGTGGACGCGCGCTGCCGGGTGCATGGCGTGCCCAACCTGCTGGTGGTCGACGGCGGCGCCCTGCCCACCTCCGGCGGGGTCCCCAACACCTTCACGATCATGGCCAACGCCCTGCGGGCCTCGACCCTGCTCGGCAAGGGCTGATCAGCCCTTCACGCAGAGCACCTGCTTGAGGGTGTGCACCACCTCCACCAGATCCTGCTGGGCGGCCATCACCGCGTCGATGTCCTTGTAGGCCCCGGGGGTCTCGTCGAGCACGCCCTCGTCCTTGCGGCACTCCACCCCCAGCGTGGCCTCGCGGTGCATGGCCAGGGTGAAGGTGCGGCGGGCCTGCCCCCGGCTCATGGCCCGGCCGGCGCCGTGGCTGCAGGAGCAGAAGCTCTCGGGGTTGCCCTTCCCCCGGACGATGTAGGAGCGCGCCCCCATCGAGCCGGGGATGATGCCCAGGTCCCCCTCCCGGGCGCGCACCGCGCCCTTGCGGGTGAGGTAGACCTCCTTGCCGTAGTGGACCTCCCGGGCGACGTAGTTGTGGTGGCAGCTGACGACCTGCACCTCGGCCTGGAAGCCCGGGACGCCCTTGGTCTTCTTGAGGGCCTGCAGCACCCGCCGCATCATCAGCTCGCGGTTCACCAGGGCGTAGTCCTGCGCCCACTCGACGGCCTCGAGGTAGTCCTCGAAGAGCCGCGAGCCCTCGCTCAGGTAGGCGAGGTCCCGATCCGGCAGCCCGATCCCCTTCTTCTCCATCTCCTTGCGCGCCAGCGCGATGAAGTGGGTGCCGATGCGGTTGCCGATCCCGCGGGAGCCCGAGTGGAGCATCACCCAGACCCGCTGCGCCTCGTCCAGGCAGACCTCGATGAAGTGGTTGCCGGTGCCGAGGGTGCCCAGGTGGACCACCGTGTTCGAGCGGCGGAGCTGTGGGTGCTTCTCCAGGATCCGCTCCAGCCGCTTCTCGAGGGGCGCCCAGGCCGCGCCCACCGAGGCGGGGATCTTCTGCCAGGCGCCGACGTCGCCCCGGCCGCCCCCCTTGCTGCGGCCGTGAGGCACCGCCCCCTCGATCTGGGAGCGCAGGCCCTCCAGGTGGTTGGGGAGGTCGCTGGCCATCAGCGAGGTCTGCACCGCCATCATCCCGCAGCCGATGTCCACGCCGACTGCCGCGGGGATGATGGCGGCCACCGTGGGGATGACGGAACCCACCGTCGCCCCCATCCCCCAGTGGACGTCGGGCATGGCCGCGATCCAGCGGTGGATGAAGGGGAGCGAGGCGGCGTTCATCAGCTGACGCCGCGCCTCGTCTTCCAGGGGGACGCCGCGGATCCAGGCCTTCACCGGCCACCGGGCGCCCTCCAGGGTCTGGTAGGGCTCTCGACTCAAGGCTCCTCTCCTAGAACATCCGGCGAGGCCTTCGCATCGGTCAACCGGCTCCCGTAGGATGGGGGCCGATGCGCACCTCGATCGCCCTCCTGCTCGCAGGTCTCCCGCTCTTCCTGCTGGCCGCCTGCGGACCCCGACCCGGCCCCGAGCCTCCCGGACCGACCTGGACACCCGAAGAGGTCTACCGGGCCGAGGGCGACGCGGGCGCGGCGGCGGGCCGGGGTCTCCAGGACGCGCGCGGCATCATCCACGGCCACTCCCCCTATTCGCACGACGCCTGCGACGGGGAGCCGCGGGATCCGGTCACCGACGCCATCGACGAGGCCTGCCTCGACGACCTGCGGCGGGCCATCTGCCAGACCCGCCACGACTTCGTGATGCTCTCCGATCACGGGGAGAGCTTCGCCCGGAGCGAGTTCCCCGACGTGCTCCTCCACCGGCCGGCCGAGGGCGACACCCTGGTGGATCGGGGCAGCGGGCCGGTGGCCAACCGGATCGTCTGTGGCGACGAGAGCACTCTCGTCCTCGCGGGGACCGAGACCGGCGCGATGCCGGTGGCCCTCGAGGGGCACGTCGATCCCGATCCGGCCGAGCGCGCCCGCATCTACGGCAGCACCGAGCCGGCCGATCTGATGCGCCTCAAGGCCGCCGGCGCGGTGGTGCTCGCCCAGCACACCGAGGACTGGAGCGAGGACGACCTCGCCCTCAAGCCCTTCGACGGCTTCGAGATGTACAACCTGCACGCCAACCTCTTCCTCAACGCCGGCCCGGCCCTGGAGCTGATCCTGCTCGCGCAGGATCCCGAGAACTTCGAGCTCCTGCCCCACCCCGAGGTCGTGCTGGCCCTGCTCTTCTCCGAGGATCCGCGCTACCTCGATCGGTGGAGCGGGGTCCTCGCCCGCGGGGTGCAGCGGGTGACCACCCTGGCCACCGACGCCCACCGCAACTCCCTGCCCGACCTGCTCCAGGACGGCGAGCGGATGGACAGCTTCCGCCGCATGATGCGGATGTTCTCCAACCATCTGTTGATCGAGCCCGGCACCGGCGGCGGCTTCGACGATCGTCAACTGCGGGACGCCCTGCGGGCCGGCCGGCTCTACGGCAGCTTCGACTACCTCGGCTTCCCGCGCGGCTTCGACTTCCACGCCCGGGAGGCCGGCGTCGTCCGCGAGATGGGCGCGAGCGTCGTGGTCGGCTCGGAGCTGGTGGTGGAGCCGCCCCGGATCCAGAACCTCGACCCCGAGGCCGCCGAGCCCGAGCTCACCCTGCGCCTCCTCCGGGCCACCGCCGGCGGCTGGGTCGAGGTGGCCAGCGCGCCGGCCACCGGCGGGACCCTGCGTCACACCCCCTCGGAGCCCGGCGCCTACCGGGCCGAGGTGCGGATCCGGCCCTTCCATCTGCGGGGCTACCTCGGTGACTACGAGCACCTCCTCGACGAGCAGGACTTCGTCTGGATCTACGCCAACCCGATCTACCTCGAGCCCTGATCGTCATGCGCCGCCCTTCGGTATTCCTCCTCACCTCCTTCTGCCTGCTGGCCTCGGGCTGTGGTGACGGTGTCGTGAGCATCGCTCACGACGCGGGCAGCGATGGCGGTGGCGCCGGGGACGCCGGAGTCGACGGCGGCGCGGATGGGGGCC
This DNA window, taken from Deltaproteobacteria bacterium, encodes the following:
- a CDS encoding zinc-binding dehydrogenase, yielding MHSVWLEKSVPRILLALALKRLWPGITLSPLSPIREGEERVDGLPGPGWVRVENRLSGICGTDLHYLQVDVDPMIHGAALPGYERIYLGHEVYSVVTEVGPEVEGLTVGDRVALQKEATCVSQGLAPPCPHCARGNYSLCENQSANVGPHKIGGGFSGEMVVHASQLWRVPDTLGDEAAVLLEPLAVGVRAALRRPPRPGQKVLVIGCGIIGLGLIDALRIVQPEAEVWALARHPHQRAAAEARGARILEGELLEATAEVTGAKLYQGEFGNRTLLGGFDLIHDCVGSARTTQEGLRACRAGGALVMVGLSLSRMKVDLTPVWHQEVDLVGSLIHGVEEWEGERLSTYDLTGRWLAEGRLSTEGLITHRYPRARWREAVRKALAKREGVIKVVLE
- a CDS encoding TerC family protein — encoded protein: MDLLTDLSFWAALFSVTLIQVALGADNLIIITIIANKLPAERRKRAIHLGLILAAVFRLGLLGGVSLILEYAATPFWEFDTTVAGLHLSGAVSGKALVLFTGGLFLIWKGVHELRMKATRREQEVKQADRFVQVVATIVGLNVLFSVDSILTVVGMTNLYSVMVGSVIISVGLMLAFAGKISDFISRNPDFEILGLFVLLLIGFVLVLEGGHVAHLIVGESSFPYIPQWIVIFILLLMFAVDLYQNWLDKLRDRDPAPIHLHRRKK
- a CDS encoding TonB-dependent receptor is translated as MIGWGLRRRGVFAPRGGLRLLPSVLGLALALAALPALAQEEETTPDELGDLGELDLGELDMGDEFALLAEEDIVVSATRHAQRISESPSTVTVLTRKDIERSGATNVADLLRRVPGVDIFKVSTAQPIMGIRTNSTIAGDLILVLIDGRNAAMSAFGTVNWTGLPVDVGSIERIEVIRGPGSSIYGANALQGVVNIITRRPGEDAVQAEVDAWGAWGTNVELDLRAHGTLGKHGWWVSGGLSRLSPLDDPQNLLLSSNRLRLSYAYTPAEDRRLGVELGYSLIDTNLYTVVSDVDFLAHWGYLRGSLDWGGFHAQLVLDLPRTRAHFQFPLYLDTGNGEPILLAEMPPMTIVTPGTEFELHQDLTLHEDLRLIAGFSGRLYHHSSKEAVTCPEVPFSAFDIDQCSDLSKWEVAAGPFAQAEWKLLERLTLTAGMRLDWNSLYPDLGLSPRVALVWAATDEHALRASAGRAYRKPTTTESFSHVRLEGGENAPPDIVRRLQHIFGTSLGNEDLIFELSDSAELGWRGAFLEGELDVTLDLFYAVHRNPIWMQVENLVETFAGVPRISDDAVVEFRNGDGETTSVGGELMISWKPDERLELMVAYARDQVLSQPPDAPPFQLEPTHRLIGSLRLRPLEGLHLGVDAFWASAYADEVGDPDSIFAESTRVDMGAWTTLNATASYRLTFAERSVELGVAADNLLDPEGRREAAGSDRATGGSYGGERLRRQVRVFLRGRF
- a CDS encoding gluconate 2-dehydrogenase subunit 3 family protein, yielding MGARIIRRTFLLRLGRATGAGLLLPGAVACSKKEAPAPPPARPAPPAAAPPAPAPAVVEAPPLPGWATGLAILSGQAHCAEAVLELLLPSDVPPGSPGARETRVLLHLDRVLATPAYASYARLLRDGFDRLDTEAKRDHGRSFAELPLAAREALLGDWQVRPPMPRAYPTGRFFQLVFTFALEGYLGDPKYGGNHQKLAWKWIDFSPGCPTPSGACGPGHSGHGAHGGHGE
- a CDS encoding GMC family oxidoreductase, which gives rise to MKTFAGQTVDVVVVGSGAGGGTFAYGAARAGKSVVLLEKGPWYRDEDYVHDEIASVRRDMWVPYPTEDPHVLVKEGGKPQKSPEGWIARCVGGGTVHMSGFFYRHHPEDFRLARRYPDLPGAELADWPITYEALAPFYDEVEKIIGVSGKAGQHPFEPPRAGDYPLEPLADSNLAEVLDRGIARLGLHGFATPRAVLSRPYRGRSPCVYCAFCGSFGCEVGAKSSAASTMVPLALATGRCELRAGSMVFEIVTDASGRATGVRYFDEEGTIVEQKARVVVVGATAVESARLLLASRSKAHPEGIGNAEGQVGRHLHFSALGKAWAELERAALPAQLREDDGMPFLGRSVQDTYFLKQHAGGYDKGGTLNFIGPHRNPIYTAERLSWRGRPGLWGAKLKAALHRYYHEVRELELEVFAEFLPNPKTFVSLDPEVKDRWGLPAARIDVSVHPLSRARVTEVTKIGIEVFRAAGAAAAEIETAGGFTGFLQGGTCRMGSDPKESVVDARCRVHGVPNLLVVDGGALPTSGGVPNTFTIMANALRASTLLGKG
- a CDS encoding RtcB family protein, with protein sequence MSREPYQTLEGARWPVKAWIRGVPLEDEARRQLMNAASLPFIHRWIAAMPDVHWGMGATVGSVIPTVAAIIPAAVGVDIGCGMMAVQTSLMASDLPNHLEGLRSQIEGAVPHGRSKGGGRGDVGAWQKIPASVGAAWAPLEKRLERILEKHPQLRRSNTVVHLGTLGTGNHFIEVCLDEAQRVWVMLHSGSRGIGNRIGTHFIALARKEMEKKGIGLPDRDLAYLSEGSRLFEDYLEAVEWAQDYALVNRELMMRRVLQALKKTKGVPGFQAEVQVVSCHHNYVAREVHYGKEVYLTRKGAVRAREGDLGIIPGSMGARSYIVRGKGNPESFCSCSHGAGRAMSRGQARRTFTLAMHREATLGVECRKDEGVLDETPGAYKDIDAVMAAQQDLVEVVHTLKQVLCVKG